A genome region from Flavobacterium sp. CFS9 includes the following:
- a CDS encoding NADPH-dependent FMN reductase: MKIVAFGGSNSQHSINKQLATYAASLFENGTVEVLDLNDFAMPLFSVDLEKEIGQHELAKAFLQKIENADLLVISLAENNGNYSAAFKNLFDWSSRIMKEIFQQKPMLLMATSPGARGGASVLEIANNALPRYGAQIKATFSLPAFNANFDLEENKISNEELNKELKDIIKSSF; this comes from the coding sequence ATGAAAATTGTAGCCTTTGGAGGGAGTAACAGTCAGCATTCAATAAACAAACAGCTGGCGACTTATGCCGCAAGTTTATTCGAAAATGGAACAGTTGAGGTTTTAGATCTTAATGATTTTGCGATGCCCTTGTTCAGTGTTGATTTAGAAAAGGAAATCGGTCAGCATGAGCTCGCAAAAGCATTTTTACAAAAGATTGAAAATGCAGATCTTTTGGTCATTTCTTTGGCAGAAAACAACGGAAATTACTCTGCAGCTTTCAAGAATTTGTTTGATTGGAGTTCAAGGATCATGAAAGAAATTTTTCAGCAAAAACCAATGCTTTTGATGGCTACTTCGCCGGGAGCAAGAGGAGGAGCTTCGGTTTTGGAAATTGCCAATAATGCATTACCGAGATATGGAGCGCAGATTAAAGCTACTTTTTCATTGCCTGCATTTAATGCGAATTTTGATTTGGAAGAAAATAAAATCTCCAATGAGGAGTTAAATAAAGAATTAAAAGACATTATTAAGTCTAGTTTTTAA
- a CDS encoding transglutaminase domain-containing protein, with translation MIAKKIVLAVFFLSSIFLSGVNAQKYNTIDKTVLKYPANFNSVESLAERIQKDFTSDSDKARAIYSWIALNIRYDYKAYLNPPKPLRFTYINEADKQAKIAVLKEKTWQNTFESRKAVCEGFTLLYQELASLTGLKCEVIRGDSKRSLSDIGRQNSFSNHSWNMVQVDGKWILVDVTWGQGYYDSNKKVAVSHFSPVYFDTDPKYFFTKHFPDSGTYLGKKLNKEDFLNGPLLFDAAIEGDHEILAPDSGIIQANDGDKIRFRIKNIAKTDLFYYLKNGKPVRIEDSKVVNGALEFEVIYDKKIGSYITFFLDRDGIMSFKIVSK, from the coding sequence ATGATTGCAAAAAAGATTGTCCTTGCTGTTTTCTTCCTGAGTTCCATCTTTCTGTCTGGTGTAAACGCGCAAAAGTACAATACGATTGATAAGACGGTGTTAAAGTATCCCGCTAATTTTAATTCAGTAGAAAGTCTCGCAGAAAGAATACAAAAAGATTTTACCTCAGATTCTGATAAAGCGAGGGCTATTTACAGTTGGATTGCATTAAACATAAGATACGATTATAAAGCTTATCTGAATCCGCCAAAACCGCTCAGATTTACCTATATTAATGAAGCGGACAAACAAGCAAAAATTGCAGTTTTAAAGGAAAAAACCTGGCAGAATACTTTCGAATCCCGAAAAGCGGTTTGTGAAGGTTTTACACTTTTGTATCAGGAATTGGCTTCTTTAACAGGTTTAAAATGTGAAGTGATCCGAGGAGATTCTAAACGATCGTTGAGTGATATTGGACGTCAAAACTCGTTTTCCAATCATTCCTGGAATATGGTTCAGGTGGATGGAAAATGGATTCTGGTTGATGTAACCTGGGGGCAAGGATATTATGACAGCAATAAAAAAGTAGCAGTGAGTCATTTTTCACCCGTTTATTTTGATACTGATCCCAAGTACTTTTTTACCAAGCATTTTCCGGATTCCGGAACTTATCTGGGTAAAAAATTAAACAAAGAAGATTTTCTGAACGGTCCGTTGCTGTTTGATGCTGCAATTGAAGGTGATCATGAGATTCTGGCACCTGATTCGGGAATTATTCAGGCAAATGACGGGGACAAAATCCGTTTTAGAATAAAGAATATTGCAAAGACAGATCTGTTTTATTATTTGAAAAATGGAAAACCTGTCAGAATTGAAGATTCTAAAGTTGTAAATGGAGCTTTGGAATTTGAAGTTATTTATGATAAAAAAATAGGATCCTATATTACTTTTTTTCTGGATCGTGACGGTATAATGTCATTTAAGATAGTTTCAAAGTAA
- the pncB gene encoding nicotinate phosphoribosyltransferase translates to METTYLKSILDNDFYKFTMQHAVIKLFPKARVRYGFINRGNHFFPPGFGDLLRKSVDAMANLRLTKEEKQYLWQHCSYLDPTYFDFLQGYNFDPSEVQITQTGSELKVTVEGYWYRTILWEVPLMGLISELFYKTGQSVRLDDEALKRVTKDKIDNYNKIGVSILEFGTRRRHSYEVHALVNETLRKFGSNSFIGTSNVHFAMTNNMRPLGTHAHEWFMFHAAQYGFKMANMMGLGHWTQVYDGDLGIALTDTYTTAVFFEQFDKKYSKLFDGVRHDSGDPIEFAEKVISHYTQMGIDPKSKVIVFSDSLNYEKVKRIADFCRDKIKMSFGVGTNFTNDAGLPSMNMVIKLTEVKLNNNEWQGVVKLSDEKNKNTGTPEMIALAKEVLGIK, encoded by the coding sequence ATGGAGACAACTTATTTGAAATCAATCTTAGATAATGATTTCTATAAATTTACAATGCAGCATGCTGTAATCAAACTTTTTCCAAAGGCTCGGGTTCGTTACGGCTTTATCAACAGAGGAAATCATTTTTTCCCGCCCGGATTTGGAGATTTACTTCGAAAGTCTGTTGATGCAATGGCAAATCTGCGGTTGACAAAAGAAGAAAAGCAATATTTGTGGCAGCATTGTTCTTATCTGGATCCCACTTATTTTGATTTTTTACAAGGCTATAACTTTGACCCGTCTGAGGTCCAGATTACTCAAACAGGTTCTGAGCTGAAAGTAACCGTTGAAGGCTATTGGTATCGCACTATTTTATGGGAAGTGCCCCTGATGGGCTTAATTTCTGAACTCTTCTATAAGACTGGTCAATCCGTTCGACTGGACGATGAGGCTTTAAAAAGAGTGACCAAAGACAAGATTGATAATTACAATAAAATTGGAGTTTCGATTTTGGAGTTTGGAACCCGACGACGCCATTCGTATGAGGTTCATGCCCTGGTGAATGAGACACTCCGAAAATTTGGTTCGAATAGTTTTATAGGAACCAGTAATGTTCATTTTGCAATGACAAACAATATGCGGCCATTGGGTACTCACGCCCACGAATGGTTCATGTTTCATGCTGCCCAATACGGTTTTAAAATGGCTAATATGATGGGCTTGGGACATTGGACACAGGTGTACGATGGCGACCTCGGAATTGCCCTGACGGATACCTATACTACAGCTGTATTTTTTGAGCAATTTGATAAAAAGTACTCGAAACTTTTTGACGGGGTACGTCACGATAGCGGGGATCCTATTGAATTTGCTGAAAAAGTAATTTCTCATTATACCCAAATGGGAATTGATCCGAAATCGAAAGTGATTGTTTTTTCGGATTCGTTGAATTACGAGAAGGTAAAAAGAATAGCAGATTTTTGCAGAGATAAAATCAAAATGTCCTTTGGTGTCGGAACCAATTTTACTAACGATGCAGGTTTGCCTTCGATGAATATGGTGATAAAACTTACAGAAGTGAAATTGAATAATAACGAGTGGCAAGGTGTGGTAAAACTTTCTGACGAAAAAAATAAAAATACGGGAACACCTGAAATGATTGCTTTGGCAAAAGAAGTGCTGGGAATCAAATAG